In one window of Camelus bactrianus isolate YW-2024 breed Bactrian camel chromosome 13, ASM4877302v1, whole genome shotgun sequence DNA:
- the WDTC1 gene encoding WD and tetratricopeptide repeats protein 1 isoform X2: protein MAKVNITRDLIRRQIKERGALSFERRYHVTDPFIRRLGLEAELQGHSGCVNCLEWNEKGDLLASGSDDQHTIVWDPLHHKKLLSMHTGHTANIFSVKFLPHAGDRILITGAADSKVHVHDLTVKETIHMFGDHTNRVKRIATAPMWPNTFWSAAEDGLIRQYDLRENSKHSEVLIDLTEYCGQLVEAKCLTVNPQDNNCLAVGASGPFVRLYDIRMIHNHRKSMKQSPSAGVHTFCDRQKPLPDGAAQYYVAGHLPVKLPDYNNRLRVLVATYVTFSPNGTELLVNMGGEQVYLFDLTYKQRPYTFLLPRKCHSSGVQNGKMSTNGVSNGVSNGLHLHSNGFRLPESRAHVSPQVELPPYLERVKQQANEAFACQQWTQAIQLYSKAVQRAPHNAMLYGNRAAAYMKRKWDGDHYDALRDCLKAISLNPCHLKAHFRLARCLFELKYVAEALECLDDFKGKFPEQAHSSACDALGRDITAALFSKNDGEEKKGAGGGGGGGSGGGGGGGGGGGGGGPVRLRSTSRKDSISEDEMVLRERSYDYQFRYCGHCNTTTDIKEANFFGSNAQYIVSGSDDGSFFIWEKETTNLVRVLQGDESIVNCLQPHPSYCFLATSGIDPVVRLWNPRPESEDLTGRVVEDMEGASQANQRRMNADPLEVMLLNMGYRITGLSSGGAGASDDEDSSEGQVQCRPS, encoded by the exons GGTCACTCAGGATGTGTCAACTGTCTGGAGTGGAATGAGAAAGGAGA CTTGCTGGCCTCTGGTTCTGATGACCAGCATACGATTGTGTGGGACCCGCTGCACCACAAGAAGCTGCTCTCCATGCACACAGGACACActgcaaatatcttttctgtcAAG TTCCTTCCTCACGCTGGGGACCGAATCTTGATCACAGGGGCAGCTGACTCCAAGGTGCATGTCCACGACCTGACAGTAAAGGAGACGATCCACATGTTTGGAGACCACACCAACAGGGTGAAACGCATCGCCACGGCACCCATGTGGCCCAACACGTTCTGGAGCGCCGCTGAGGATGGGCTTATCCG CCAGTATGACCTTCGGGAGAACAGCAAACACTCGGAGGTGCTGATTGACCTGACAGAGTACTGTGGCCAGCTGGTGGAGGCCAAGTGCCTCACTGTCAACCCCCAGGACAACAACTGCCTGGCAGTAGGGGCCAGCGGGCCCTTCGTGAGGCTCTACGACATTCGCATGATCCATAACCACAG GAAAAGCATGAAGCAGAGCCCTTCAGCAGGTGTGCATACCTTCTGTGACCGGCAGAAGCCCCTTCCGGACGGTGCAGCCCAGTATTACGTAGCAG GTCACCTGCCAGTGAAGCTGCCTGACTACAACAACCGTCTGAGAGTGCTGGTTGCCACTTATGTAACCTTCAGCCCCAATGGCACAGAGCTGCTGGTCAACATGGGAGGAGAGCAG GTCTATTTGTTTGACCTGACTTACAAGCAGCGGCCATACACCTTCCTCTTGCCTAGAAAATGCCACTCCTCAGGGG TTCAGAATGGCAAGATGTCTACCAATGGTGTGTCCAATGGCGTGTCCAATGGCCTGCACCTTCACAGCAATGGCTTCCGGCTCCCGGAGAGTAGGGCACATGTCAG CCCCCAGGTAGAGCTGCCCCCATACCTGGAGCGCGTGAAACAGCAAGCCAATGAGGCTTTTGCCTGCCAGCAGTGGACCCAGGCCATTCAGCTTTACAGCAAGGCCGTGCAGAGGGCCCCTCACAACGCCATGCTCTACGGGAACCGAGCTGCTGCCTACATGAAGCGCAAGTG GGATGGTGACCACTACgatgctctgagggactgccTCAAGGCCATCTCCCTAAATCCATGCCACCTGAAGGCACACTTCCGCCTGGCCCGATGCCTCTTTGAGCTCAAGTACGTGGCTGAGGCCCTGGAGTGCTTGGATGATTTCAAAGGGAAGTTCCCGGAGCAGGCACACAGCAGCGCTTGTGATGCATTGGGACGTGACATCACGGCTGCCCTCTTCTCCAAAAATGATGGTG AGGAGAAGAAGGgagctggtggtggtggcggtggcggcagcggcggcggcggcggcggcggcggcggcggcggcggcggcggccccgtCCGCCTCCGCAGCACGAGCCGCAAGGACTCCATCTCAGAGGATGAGATGGTGCTGCGGGAGCGAAGCTACGACTACCAGTTCCGCTACTGTGGCCACTGCAACACCACCACGGATATCAAGGAGGCCAACTTCTTTGGCAG CAACGCTCAGTACATCGTCAGTGGCTCTGACGATGGCTCCTTCTTCATCTGGGAAAAGGAGACCACCAACCTGGTCCGCGTGCTCCAGGGGGACGAGTCCATCGTCAACTGCCTGCAGCCACACCCCAGCTACTGCTTCCTGGCCACCAGCGGCATTGACCCTGTTGTGCGGCTGTGGAACCCCCGGCCAGAG AGTGAAGACCTCACAGGCCGCGTTGTGGAGGACATGGAGGGCGCGTCCCAGGCCAACCAGCGGCGCATGAACGCGGACCCGCTGGAGGTGATGCTGCTCAACATGGGCTACCGGATCACGGGCCTGAGCAGTGGGGGCGCCGGGGCCTCGGACGACGAGGACAGCTCCGAGGGCCAGGTGCAGTGCCGGCCCAGCTAG
- the WDTC1 gene encoding WD and tetratricopeptide repeats protein 1 isoform X1, producing MAKVNITRDLIRRQIKERGALSFERRYHVTDPFIRRLGLEAELQGHSGCVNCLEWNEKGDLLASGSDDQHTIVWDPLHHKKLLSMHTGHTANIFSVKFLPHAGDRILITGAADSKVHVHDLTVKETIHMFGDHTNRVKRIATAPMWPNTFWSAAEDGLIRQYDLRENSKHSEVLIDLTEYCGQLVEAKCLTVNPQDNNCLAVGASGPFVRLYDIRMIHNHRKSMKQSPSAGVHTFCDRQKPLPDGAAQYYVAGHLPVKLPDYNNRLRVLVATYVTFSPNGTELLVNMGGEQVYLFDLTYKQRPYTFLLPRKCHSSGEVQNGKMSTNGVSNGVSNGLHLHSNGFRLPESRAHVSPQVELPPYLERVKQQANEAFACQQWTQAIQLYSKAVQRAPHNAMLYGNRAAAYMKRKWDGDHYDALRDCLKAISLNPCHLKAHFRLARCLFELKYVAEALECLDDFKGKFPEQAHSSACDALGRDITAALFSKNDGEEKKGAGGGGGGGSGGGGGGGGGGGGGGPVRLRSTSRKDSISEDEMVLRERSYDYQFRYCGHCNTTTDIKEANFFGSNAQYIVSGSDDGSFFIWEKETTNLVRVLQGDESIVNCLQPHPSYCFLATSGIDPVVRLWNPRPESEDLTGRVVEDMEGASQANQRRMNADPLEVMLLNMGYRITGLSSGGAGASDDEDSSEGQVQCRPS from the exons GGTCACTCAGGATGTGTCAACTGTCTGGAGTGGAATGAGAAAGGAGA CTTGCTGGCCTCTGGTTCTGATGACCAGCATACGATTGTGTGGGACCCGCTGCACCACAAGAAGCTGCTCTCCATGCACACAGGACACActgcaaatatcttttctgtcAAG TTCCTTCCTCACGCTGGGGACCGAATCTTGATCACAGGGGCAGCTGACTCCAAGGTGCATGTCCACGACCTGACAGTAAAGGAGACGATCCACATGTTTGGAGACCACACCAACAGGGTGAAACGCATCGCCACGGCACCCATGTGGCCCAACACGTTCTGGAGCGCCGCTGAGGATGGGCTTATCCG CCAGTATGACCTTCGGGAGAACAGCAAACACTCGGAGGTGCTGATTGACCTGACAGAGTACTGTGGCCAGCTGGTGGAGGCCAAGTGCCTCACTGTCAACCCCCAGGACAACAACTGCCTGGCAGTAGGGGCCAGCGGGCCCTTCGTGAGGCTCTACGACATTCGCATGATCCATAACCACAG GAAAAGCATGAAGCAGAGCCCTTCAGCAGGTGTGCATACCTTCTGTGACCGGCAGAAGCCCCTTCCGGACGGTGCAGCCCAGTATTACGTAGCAG GTCACCTGCCAGTGAAGCTGCCTGACTACAACAACCGTCTGAGAGTGCTGGTTGCCACTTATGTAACCTTCAGCCCCAATGGCACAGAGCTGCTGGTCAACATGGGAGGAGAGCAG GTCTATTTGTTTGACCTGACTTACAAGCAGCGGCCATACACCTTCCTCTTGCCTAGAAAATGCCACTCCTCAGGGG AAGTTCAGAATGGCAAGATGTCTACCAATGGTGTGTCCAATGGCGTGTCCAATGGCCTGCACCTTCACAGCAATGGCTTCCGGCTCCCGGAGAGTAGGGCACATGTCAG CCCCCAGGTAGAGCTGCCCCCATACCTGGAGCGCGTGAAACAGCAAGCCAATGAGGCTTTTGCCTGCCAGCAGTGGACCCAGGCCATTCAGCTTTACAGCAAGGCCGTGCAGAGGGCCCCTCACAACGCCATGCTCTACGGGAACCGAGCTGCTGCCTACATGAAGCGCAAGTG GGATGGTGACCACTACgatgctctgagggactgccTCAAGGCCATCTCCCTAAATCCATGCCACCTGAAGGCACACTTCCGCCTGGCCCGATGCCTCTTTGAGCTCAAGTACGTGGCTGAGGCCCTGGAGTGCTTGGATGATTTCAAAGGGAAGTTCCCGGAGCAGGCACACAGCAGCGCTTGTGATGCATTGGGACGTGACATCACGGCTGCCCTCTTCTCCAAAAATGATGGTG AGGAGAAGAAGGgagctggtggtggtggcggtggcggcagcggcggcggcggcggcggcggcggcggcggcggcggcggcggccccgtCCGCCTCCGCAGCACGAGCCGCAAGGACTCCATCTCAGAGGATGAGATGGTGCTGCGGGAGCGAAGCTACGACTACCAGTTCCGCTACTGTGGCCACTGCAACACCACCACGGATATCAAGGAGGCCAACTTCTTTGGCAG CAACGCTCAGTACATCGTCAGTGGCTCTGACGATGGCTCCTTCTTCATCTGGGAAAAGGAGACCACCAACCTGGTCCGCGTGCTCCAGGGGGACGAGTCCATCGTCAACTGCCTGCAGCCACACCCCAGCTACTGCTTCCTGGCCACCAGCGGCATTGACCCTGTTGTGCGGCTGTGGAACCCCCGGCCAGAG AGTGAAGACCTCACAGGCCGCGTTGTGGAGGACATGGAGGGCGCGTCCCAGGCCAACCAGCGGCGCATGAACGCGGACCCGCTGGAGGTGATGCTGCTCAACATGGGCTACCGGATCACGGGCCTGAGCAGTGGGGGCGCCGGGGCCTCGGACGACGAGGACAGCTCCGAGGGCCAGGTGCAGTGCCGGCCCAGCTAG